In Chrysemys picta bellii isolate R12L10 chromosome 4, ASM1138683v2, whole genome shotgun sequence, the sequence CCAAGTTATTGTTCATTTCCCTTGATTATACAGGTTGCATTGCTTTAAATCTACAAATTCAGGAGATTGTCTTCAATATTGTTCAACTGCACAGGAGCAAGATGGAGAATTCTCATTGGCAAGCAGTATTTTAACTGCATAATTTTAGTTTATGGTTGAATGAGTTAGCTTACTGAAAAAGCTTACTGACTGTGCTGTATACATGTCTTCCCAGAAAcaactttttcccccctcttgATTATGCAGACAGCCACACAGTTGTAAAATTCAAGTAGACCTTCATTATCCAAACTGCCCCATATGGATTTGTGGTGGTTTTCAGAGATAATACACAGCCCCTACTCCAAAGACTGTACCATctaagagcatgtctacacttacctccgcaGCAATAGATCCAGCTGGGGTCGATTTATCCCGTCTAGtgaagacatgataaatcgaccaccgagtgggaggcgcaggcggagtcaacggggtaGCATCAGCAGtcaacttaccacagtgaagacaccgtggtaagtagatctaagtacatcaacttcagctccGTTATTCACGGAGCTGAAGGTGTGTAACTTAGATCGTTCCCCgccactagtgtagaccaggccttaggccctgatcctgcatagGGATCTTCTTCAGGAAGTGCTTCATTAGGATTTCATGTAGGTACAAGACTTTGCACTGGCAGATCTCAAtgaaggattggggcctaaaggCCCAATTCTACAAGTCTTCCTTGTGTGGTAGTCCTACCAAAATCAAGGGCTTGCAGATCAGATCAAACAGAGGAGGAAAGATCAGAGGGGAAAGTTAGAAAGTGATTAGGAAATAAGGATACTTGTTGGTTGCAGTCTACATTTactacatattttaatatcacATTGAAAAGCTACAGCTGATTTTTCATATTACTTGTTTTGATATGATTTCATCTTGTTTCATTAAGGCTCTTTGATCACTTGAACTCTGTTTCATGTTTGAAGTTTTTCATATCTGCTGAACTTGGCACAAGTATACTAGGCAGCCTACACAGGTTGGTGGGGGTGGTTGTTATTTGTACTTAGGTGGAGTAGAATGGAGGGGGTGTCACTATTTTTAGATTTGGCCTATGGCAACAGAAAGGATTAAAAGGAAACAACCATCATAATCATGGAGTAATTCTTACCTGTTACAAACAACAGaatattaaatgaaatattttgaaatccaTTTGCTGTCACTTTACTGGTGGACAATGAAAATcaaatcagtttcacttttgtttagtcagtttcattttaattatttcattAACTGGAAACttagttttaaaacaattttaccATGGAATTTCCGAATAAGTTGTTGAGTCATTTTTATACACTTTTATGTTTAAAAGGAATTAATTCTTACAAACTGGAAACTTTGAACCAAATTTAAATTGACACTGTTTAATAGTCTACAGAGTTTTCCCAACTATCCTCCTTGAGAGGATGACTTTAAATGCAGCTATCAGTCATTATTGTCCTACCAGCCcgaaagttaaaaaacaaacaacaaaacactCCAGTTTCTATCACTGTACATTTACCTAAATAATAGCAAAGATAGGAGAGTAGTCAAACCACTGTCTACTGGTGTTATTGATTGCTGTAGCCTGAACCTGCTCTGAGCAGAAGGTTCAGTCAGTCTACACTAGTGCTCCCACTCCACTCATTGATGAGTGAGACACTTCATGAGGTAGAGGGGGAATAGTCTAGCAGACACAGTCTATCTGTTTTCCTTTAAATGGACAACAGCTAGTAAGTAGCAGTTTATTTTGCAGTTTGCTAGGGGTTCTTCACTTTTGATCCTAAACGGTTTGATTTTACACAAGTATAGGATTTCTCCTTCAGCAGCCAGCTGAATGGGAGTGACAGGGTAAAAGTGATTAACAGAGCTTGTAAAGTACTGCAGTTTCCCCCTCTCGTCTTACTTGTTGCAACCACCTCCTGCTAAGGTCTCATGTCTTCCGGTTAACACTTGTATGTTGTTTTGGCCAGGGCGAGTCATCCGGTTTAAAACGGCCGTTCCCTGTAACACAGGAACGCGTTACACTAAAACTGTATCGCCGCACGTGCTTTTTCTTCACTATAAATCAGATGCAACTTCGTTAGAAAGCGTCAGAAACTCAGCATGAGGCTCGCTTTGGGGCGCTACTTGACCCCAGCATGAGGAATAACAAAGGGAAACATCCACAATCGCCTGCCAGCTGTGCCGAGCCAGGTTTTCGGAGGGCAGGAGCGCGCGGACGGGAGGTGCGAGCTCTCGGGCTCTTTAGAAGAACAGGCTGGAACCACAGTCGGCTCCTGCCGCCGGTGCGGCCGGGTTTCCAGGGACGCGGTGGGCGCACGGAGCGAGCGCCCCGCAGCAGCTCCACGGAGGCGACTCACCCCGGTTCAGCGTGTTCCCCGGGGCGCTCGCAGCTCCGGCCTGGCCCGTGACAGAGACCCGGAGGGACGCGGGGTCACGAGCGCAGCAAACATCCTCCTAGATCGTTTCCGCTCCGCAGGGGCAAAAGAAAGGACTTGGAGCGAGTGACAGCTTCCTCCCTACCCATGGTCGGCGCGGGTCTTCCGCAAGAAGCAGGGATAGGCTGAGGCGCTAGGGGGCGTGCCCTACGGCCCAGCGATTGGCTGTTTATGGTaaagggcagggcctcggtgccAGACGCTCTCCAGTAGGCTGTCTGGGTTGAAGGGGCGTGTCCCCGGTGCTAGGCGCGGTATGATAGGCTGCTTAGCGTGTGGGGGGGACTCCCGGCGGCAGCAGCCTCCAGGGGCTGAGGTCCGTCTCGGCGGTAGCGGCGGAAGTCTCGCGAGGGAGCGTAGCCGGGATTTGGCGGCTGGCTGCCTCCCTCTCGCTGGCTGCGAGGAGCTGCCTGGTGTTTgtgtggaagggggaggaggagaaggaagggaagCGAGAGGAGCCCGAGCCCCGTCGCCTGCCCGCCGAGGGGAGCGGACCGGACCCTCCGCCCGCTCGTCCCCTCCCTCGCCCCGCCATGGCCTCGGGAGACACCCTGTACATCGCCACGGACGGCTCGGAGATGCCGGCCGAGATCGTGGAGCTGCACGAGATCGAGGTGGAGACCATCCCGGTGGAGACCATCGAGACAACCGTGGTGGGCGGCGAGGAGGACGAGGACGAGGAGGATGAGGACGAATGCTGCGAGGAGTGCGGCCCGCACCACCCGCCCcatcactaccaccaccaccaccaacccaTGATCGCGCTGCAGCCGCTCGTCTCGGACGGAGACCCCAGCGGAGCAGGCGGCGGcgcgggcggcggcggcggggggcagctCCACCTGCACCATCACCAGGAGGTGATCCTGGTGCAGACCCGTGAGGAGGTGGTGGGGGGCGACGACTCGGACGGGCTGCGGGCAGACGACGGTTTCGAGGACCAGATCCTCATCCCGGTGCCGGCTCCCGCCGGGGAGGACGAGTATATCGAGCAGACCCTGGTCACCGTGGCCGCCGCCGGTAGCAAGAGCGGTGGGGGCGGCGGCTCGTCCTCGGCCGGAGGCCGCGTCAAGAAGGGCGGCAGCGGAAAGAAGAGCAGCAAGAAGAGTTACCTGagcgggggaggcggcggtggggCCGAAGGCGGCGGAGGCAGgaaatgggagcagaagcaggtgCAGATCAAGACCCTGGAGGGGGAGTTCTCGGTCACCATGTGGGCCTCGGGTAAGTGCGCGCcgggcccctccctccccgggcCCTAGGCCCCGCCGGGCGACCACCAGCTCTGCCAGGCCGGTTTTGTTTTGAAGGGAGGCCATGTTTTGATGTGTGTGATGGGCGCCGCCATGTTCATCGCCAGGGCAAGTATGGCGGCTCCCCCGAAAAGATGGCGGggtctgcgctgctgctgctcctgctcctgcccggCTCCGGCGGGGGGAAGGAAAGATGGCGGCGGCCGCCAAGatggcggcgggggggagggggagcgagaGGGAGGCAGCGCGCTGCTGGCTCCTGGACTAGGCCGCAATGGCGTAGtttctgcagcagggggaggcgGGGTGTGCGGGCGGGCACGGTGCGGGGTGAACCCAGCCTCCTTTCCTCGCCCCCCAttggctccatctcctcccccccgctTCTCTTCCTCCCCGGCTCTCTCTCCCTTGCCATCGGCTGTCTCTCTCTGCCCTACTCCCACTCCTCCGCGTCGGCTCTCCGCCTCTTCTCCCCGTGCCCGCGCCGACTCCTTCGCAGCCGCCTCCACCAGCGCCCCGTCTCGCTCTGCCTGCCGGTTCCCTCCCCTCCTTTCGGTCCGCCGCACACCCGGGGCCCCATTGGGCTGCATTTTAATGCTGAACATGGGCCGCAGCCCCGGATGACGCGTGTACTTCAGCCCGTGACCGTTATAtgaggggggcggaggggaataAATGGCTGCCTGAGCACCGCCTGCCTCAGCTCTCACGCTGCAAGTTGGTCGTTAGGACCGTGGGAGGGTTACCGGCCCCACCTGGCGAGGGGTGGGTGCCTGTACCCCATTGAGGCACTTATAACTTCCCTGCTTCCAAGTGAGCCCTGTGGGCgagccagccctgctgtgccTCTGCACTGAGTCAAGCCCTTTGCAAGAGGGGCTGGGTGTGGGTGGATCCTCTGCCTGACATGGGGGTGGAGGCTAAGAGAGGAAAACACCTTTCTTAGATTTGTTTGTGTTCTATCTATATCTAGAGGGTGCTCAGATACCAAAGTGTTAGGGGCCTTAGAAATACCCAAGATAGGAGCCTGGATCTCTGTCCTCCGctctggaggaagggggtgggtctTATGTCAGAGAAGCCTTGGTCCCTGGCAGCAtcttggagggtgggggagggtttgGCTGTGGATCCTGCCTTACGCTTGGAAATGTTTAAGCTCTGCCTTTTCCCATTTGATAATAACTGTGTCAGAAGCTTTTTCAGTTCATCTCTGTTTTAGGGGCAAATAAAAAATTACGCCTGTCAGAGAAATCttagaaaataaatgtaaaatccaGCGTGATACAAGATTTTAACCTTTTATGATAGGGAGGGTGGAAGGTTGTGCCTGCAGGGTTAGGAATCAACCTGATTTTGTTTCTAGCTTTGCTAATGTCTTTAATTCCAAATATTGTTTTCTCCCCCTTACTTTTGAAGTGTTTTGTAGATTTCTGGAAGAGATAGGCAACCTAATTTATTGTCCATCAGTGCAGAATTCTTACTTGCTGTGTCTTCTCTGTAAGAATCACATTTACTAATGTTGCTGGAGAACAGGTGTTCATCAGTTattaactctgtgtgtgtgtgtgtgtgtacactgttCATGAAGAACTGTCTGTTTTAATGTGGTTGTCATATGAGTCTCGAGGAAGAGGTTGGAATTCCATCTTTCACTGATAACTACTTCTAACCTTGAGTGTCATAATAACTTTAACAAAATTTTATCCTCTGAATTTTAACTCATAGAATGCAACAGAGGTCAAGCAGGTAGAAGAGACAATGTGAACAAAAAATACATCTTAGCGCATCTGCCACTGTaagctgtgtagtgtagccatagcctgtaTCTAGTTGTGGTCAGTTGAAGGTACTGTAAAGATAGCTGGAAACAAATGACTG encodes:
- the YY1 gene encoding transcriptional repressor protein YY1 isoform X2; protein product: MASGDTLYIATDGSEMPAEIVELHEIEVETIPVETIETTVVGGEEDEDEEDEDECCEECGPHHPPHHYHHHHQPMIALQPLVSDGDPSGAGGGAGGGGGGQLHLHHHQEVILVQTREEVVGGDDSDGLRADDGFEDQILIPVPAPAGEDEYIEQTLVTVAAAGSKSGGGGGSSSAGGRVKKGGSGKKSSKKSYLSGGGGGGAEGGGGRKWEQKQVQIKTLEGEFSVTMWASDDKKDIDHETVVEEQIIGENSPPDYSEYMTGKKLPPGGIPGIDLSDPKQLAEFARMKPRKIKEDDAPRTIACPHKERETDKERRKRDSRRWTEPDITCTKNMGPTKGLHKNVQGQFCYEEASAHSWSSSTRMCRMWQGLCGEFQTKATSASSYWREALSVHV
- the YY1 gene encoding transcriptional repressor protein YY1 isoform X3 encodes the protein MASGDTLYIATDGSEMPAEIVELHEIEVETIPVETIETTVVGGEEDEDEEDEDECCEECGPHHPPHHYHHHHQPMIALQPLVSDGDPSGAGGGAGGGGGGQLHLHHHQEVILVQTREEVVGGDDSDGLRADDGFEDQILIPVPAPAGEDEYIEQTLVTVAAAGSKSGGGGGSSSAGGRVKKGGSGKKSSKKSYLSGGGGGGAEGGGGRKWEQKQVQIKTLEGEFSVTMWASDDKKDIDHETVVEEQIIGENSPPDYSEYMTGKKLPPGGIPGIDLSDPKQLAEFARMKPRKIKEDDAPRTIACPHKSLCKCNIQKISESAEAGSSRSRGLHKNVQGQFCYEEASAHSWSSSTRMCRMWQGLCGEFQTKATSASSYWREALSVHV
- the YY1 gene encoding transcriptional repressor protein YY1 isoform X1, whose amino-acid sequence is MASGDTLYIATDGSEMPAEIVELHEIEVETIPVETIETTVVGGEEDEDEEDEDECCEECGPHHPPHHYHHHHQPMIALQPLVSDGDPSGAGGGAGGGGGGQLHLHHHQEVILVQTREEVVGGDDSDGLRADDGFEDQILIPVPAPAGEDEYIEQTLVTVAAAGSKSGGGGGSSSAGGRVKKGGSGKKSSKKSYLSGGGGGGAEGGGGRKWEQKQVQIKTLEGEFSVTMWASDDKKDIDHETVVEEQIIGENSPPDYSEYMTGKKLPPGGIPGIDLSDPKQLAEFARMKPRKIKEDDAPRTIACPHKGCTKMFRDNSAMRKHLHTHGPRVHVCAECGKAFVESSKLKRHQLVHTGEKPFQCTFEGCGKRFSLDFNLRTHVRIHTGDRPYVCPFDGCNKKFAQSTNLKSHILTHAKAKNNQ